A single genomic interval of Nonomuraea rubra harbors:
- a CDS encoding IclR family transcriptional regulator: MTGEPPSDLIRSVSRALRVLEEVSRADRPLSVKVIARRCGLNLSTSYHLVRTLCYEGYLHRRPDGDYLLGSQVAERFHEMLDAFERPPRAADVLRHLASVTGHTAYLAQLSEGRLVVVDVAEGPRSPYLEDLQAGLETAPHATALGKALLLSLPSRTRRGVLTGYGLRRFTSSTPVSVEDVEEELSGLRPGQVVEEHGQFREQVACAGAVVPGTDWAIGISTRGLSIPQIARIRLAQAVRDLG; the protein is encoded by the coding sequence ATGACCGGCGAACCACCCAGCGATCTGATCCGCAGCGTCTCCCGCGCGCTCCGCGTGCTGGAGGAGGTCTCGCGCGCCGACCGGCCGCTGTCGGTCAAGGTCATCGCCCGCCGCTGCGGCCTGAACCTGTCCACCTCCTACCACCTCGTCCGCACCCTGTGCTACGAGGGGTACCTGCACCGCCGGCCCGACGGCGACTACCTGCTCGGCTCGCAGGTGGCCGAGCGTTTCCACGAGATGCTGGACGCCTTCGAACGGCCGCCGCGCGCCGCCGACGTGCTGCGTCATCTGGCCTCCGTCACCGGCCACACCGCGTACCTGGCGCAGCTGTCCGAGGGGCGGCTGGTCGTGGTGGACGTGGCCGAGGGGCCGCGCTCGCCGTACCTGGAGGATCTGCAGGCGGGGCTGGAGACGGCGCCGCACGCGACCGCGCTGGGCAAGGCGCTGCTGCTCTCGCTCCCGTCCCGCACCCGGCGCGGCGTCCTGACCGGGTACGGCCTGCGCCGCTTCACCTCCTCGACCCCGGTCAGCGTGGAGGACGTCGAGGAGGAGCTGTCGGGGTTACGGCCGGGGCAGGTGGTGGAGGAGCACGGGCAGTTCAGGGAGCAGGTGGCGTGCGCGGGCGCGGTCGTGCCCGGCACGGACTGGGCCATCGGCATCTCGACCCGCGGCCTGTCCATCCCGCAGATCGCCCGCATCCGGCTCGCCCAGGCGGTGCGGGACCTGGGTTAA
- the rodA gene encoding rod shape-determining protein RodA translates to MIAVAGKRHLVWAPSLGPPDRLLTLLALGLSAVGLLLVWSATRMSGDHALLVRQAVAVGGGLVLMWLVSRVDLRVLRAYVPLAYALALVSLALVLSPLGVRVNGAHSWIVVAPGVQFQPSEFAKVALALAFAVPLGELRDGQRRPGFGGVLLALALAAVPIGLIALQPDLGTMLVFAAMVAGALLVSGAPKRWLLVLVAGAAAAGAAAWQLGLVRPYQLERLLVLVRPGADPGGIGYNAAQARIAIGSGGLSGKGLFNGEQTAGHFVPEQHTDFIFTVAGEELGFAGAALIVLAVFALLWRGLSIARQAGSPYGTVLAGGLVSWIGFQTFMNVGMAVGLMPIVGVPLPFVSYGGSATVAGLVAVGLLQAVHRSKPMQA, encoded by the coding sequence ATGATCGCGGTTGCCGGGAAGAGACACCTCGTGTGGGCGCCGTCGCTGGGCCCGCCCGACCGGCTGCTGACGCTGCTGGCGCTGGGGCTGTCCGCCGTGGGGCTGCTGCTGGTGTGGTCGGCCACGCGGATGTCGGGCGACCACGCGCTGCTGGTGCGGCAGGCCGTGGCCGTCGGGGGCGGGCTGGTGCTGATGTGGCTGGTGTCGCGGGTGGACCTGCGGGTGCTGCGGGCGTACGTGCCGCTGGCGTACGCGCTGGCCCTGGTGTCGCTGGCCCTGGTGCTGAGCCCGCTGGGCGTACGGGTGAACGGGGCGCACTCGTGGATCGTGGTGGCGCCGGGGGTGCAGTTCCAGCCGTCGGAGTTCGCCAAGGTGGCGCTGGCCTTGGCGTTCGCGGTGCCGCTGGGCGAGCTGCGCGACGGGCAGCGCCGGCCCGGGTTCGGCGGGGTGCTGCTGGCGCTGGCGCTGGCCGCGGTGCCGATCGGGCTCATCGCGTTGCAGCCGGACCTGGGCACGATGCTGGTGTTCGCGGCCATGGTGGCGGGGGCGCTGCTGGTGTCGGGGGCGCCGAAGCGGTGGCTGCTGGTGCTGGTCGCGGGCGCGGCGGCGGCGGGCGCGGCGGCGTGGCAGCTCGGGCTGGTCCGGCCGTACCAGCTCGAACGGCTACTCGTGCTGGTACGGCCGGGAGCCGATCCGGGCGGCATCGGGTACAACGCCGCCCAGGCCCGCATCGCGATCGGCTCGGGCGGCCTGTCCGGCAAGGGCCTGTTCAACGGCGAGCAGACCGCCGGCCACTTCGTGCCCGAGCAGCACACCGACTTCATCTTCACGGTCGCGGGCGAGGAGCTCGGCTTCGCCGGGGCCGCGCTCATCGTGCTGGCCGTGTTCGCGCTGCTGTGGCGCGGATTGTCGATCGCCCGGCAGGCCGGCTCGCCTTACGGGACGGTGCTGGCGGGCGGGCTGGTGTCGTGGATCGGGTTCCAGACGTTCATGAACGTGGGCATGGCCGTGGGGCTCATGCCGATCGTGGGGGTGCCGCTGCCGTTCGTCTCGTACGGCGGCTCCGCCACGGTCGCCGGGCTGGTGGCCGTCGGGCTGCTACAGGCGGTTCACCGGAGCAAGCCCATGCAGGCGTAG
- a CDS encoding ferritin-like domain-containing protein: MAFDPLQQRGIPLDEQLRDWRELNVTPIDPDHADPYTRCRIITMNGIEVEAILFSHQLARHCPDLEIKQQLARVRYIEAQQQKTVNWLLPGSSSVLETTIAYEQVAVDLTAWVARMEPDPYLKQAYQFGVLEDFDHLYRYANLYEMIEHRKAEKIVDDLTEIMPGRPTYLHHRDPFDNVRQPYDRSVTEPLSRLHALTIMSAEQQTMNFYMNVGPMYMEPIARQLYQEIGMVEEEHVTHYESLVNPGESLWEQLLNHEYNECYLYYSFMETESDPKVKNIWELHLNMELEHLRLAAELFKRFDGRDPDQVLAPALPPPVTFEPNKGYIRELLATQIDCTTLGTGYVREAHERFTRMQEAVMGGEKPASERVIDDNRAISGREYRLETEGPHPAGLQLSR; encoded by the coding sequence ATGGCCTTCGACCCACTCCAGCAGCGGGGCATCCCGCTGGACGAGCAGCTGCGCGACTGGCGGGAGCTGAACGTCACGCCGATCGATCCGGACCACGCCGATCCGTACACGCGCTGCCGGATCATCACCATGAACGGGATCGAGGTGGAGGCCATCCTGTTCAGCCACCAGCTCGCCCGCCACTGCCCCGACCTGGAGATCAAGCAGCAGCTCGCCAGGGTGCGCTACATCGAGGCGCAGCAGCAGAAGACGGTCAACTGGCTGCTGCCGGGATCGTCGTCGGTGCTGGAGACGACGATCGCGTACGAGCAGGTGGCGGTGGACCTGACCGCCTGGGTCGCGCGGATGGAGCCGGACCCGTACCTCAAGCAGGCCTACCAGTTCGGCGTGCTGGAGGACTTCGACCACCTCTACCGGTACGCCAACCTGTACGAGATGATCGAGCACCGCAAGGCCGAGAAGATCGTCGACGACCTGACCGAGATCATGCCGGGCCGCCCCACGTACCTGCACCACCGCGATCCGTTCGACAACGTGCGCCAGCCCTACGACCGCAGCGTCACCGAGCCGCTGTCCCGGCTGCACGCCCTGACGATCATGTCGGCCGAGCAGCAGACGATGAACTTCTACATGAACGTCGGGCCGATGTACATGGAGCCGATCGCCCGGCAGCTCTACCAGGAGATCGGGATGGTCGAGGAGGAGCACGTCACCCACTACGAGTCGCTCGTGAACCCCGGCGAGAGCCTGTGGGAGCAGCTCCTCAACCACGAGTACAACGAGTGCTACCTGTACTACTCGTTCATGGAGACCGAGTCCGACCCCAAGGTGAAGAACATCTGGGAGTTGCACCTGAACATGGAGCTGGAGCATCTGCGGCTGGCGGCCGAGCTGTTCAAGCGGTTCGACGGGCGCGATCCGGACCAGGTGCTCGCTCCCGCGCTGCCGCCGCCCGTGACGTTCGAGCCGAACAAGGGCTACATCCGCGAGCTGCTCGCCACCCAGATCGACTGCACCACGCTCGGCACCGGGTACGTACGGGAGGCACATGAGCGCTTCACCCGGATGCAGGAGGCCGTGATGGGCGGCGAGAAGCCGGCGTCGGAGCGCGTCATCGACGACAACCGGGCGATCTCCGGCCGCGAGTACCGCCTGGAGACGGAGGGCCCGCATCCAGCGGGCCTGCAACTCAGCCGCTGA
- a CDS encoding metal-sulfur cluster assembly factor, which translates to MPEIPQWASEALSGVYDPCCREKGISVVEMGLVRSVEVDDGRARVELLLTSGWCPFAARVLTEVRERIEEQPGISEAEVEVVWDEVWTTDRLSPRAARMLRFLPAPAQVPDKAAYIGRELR; encoded by the coding sequence ATGCCGGAGATACCGCAGTGGGCCAGTGAGGCGCTGTCCGGGGTCTACGACCCGTGCTGCAGGGAGAAGGGCATCTCCGTCGTGGAGATGGGCCTGGTCAGGTCGGTCGAGGTGGACGACGGCCGGGCCCGCGTGGAGCTGCTGCTGACCTCGGGCTGGTGCCCGTTCGCCGCCAGGGTGCTGACCGAGGTGCGGGAGCGCATCGAGGAGCAGCCCGGCATCAGCGAGGCGGAGGTCGAGGTGGTGTGGGACGAGGTGTGGACGACGGACCGGCTCTCGCCGCGGGCCGCCCGGATGCTGCGCTTCCTGCCCGCGCCCGCGCAGGTGCCCGACAAAGCGGCCTACATCGGGAGGGAACTACGGTGA
- a CDS encoding SDR family NAD(P)-dependent oxidoreductase encodes MTTVALVTGASRGLGAAIARRLAADGLAVAVNYRSDRAGAEQVAGSIRTAGGVAEAFAADITDETAVEGLIAAVTGRLGPVGVLVANATGPQPAAGVEDLTWQAHLDQLTFFVKSPTLLVQAVLPGMRERGGGRVIQIGSDVVDRKLPGTSAYTAAKAAQHALTDVWARELGPYGITVNVVAPGWIPVERHEGLDESAYREEVPLGRMGMPEDVAAAVSYLASEGGAFVTGQRVTVNGGHT; translated from the coding sequence ATGACAACTGTCGCGCTCGTCACCGGCGCATCGCGGGGCCTCGGGGCCGCCATCGCCCGCAGGCTGGCCGCCGACGGCCTGGCCGTGGCCGTCAACTACCGCTCCGACCGGGCCGGAGCCGAGCAGGTGGCCGGCTCCATCCGTACGGCGGGCGGCGTCGCCGAGGCGTTCGCCGCCGACATCACGGACGAGACCGCCGTCGAGGGCCTGATCGCCGCCGTCACCGGCCGCCTCGGCCCGGTCGGGGTGCTGGTGGCCAACGCGACAGGCCCGCAGCCGGCCGCCGGGGTCGAGGACCTCACCTGGCAGGCGCACCTCGACCAGCTCACGTTCTTCGTCAAGAGCCCGACCCTGCTCGTCCAGGCGGTCCTGCCCGGCATGCGGGAACGGGGCGGCGGCCGCGTCATCCAGATCGGCTCCGATGTCGTGGACCGCAAACTGCCCGGCACCTCCGCCTACACCGCCGCCAAGGCCGCCCAGCACGCCCTGACCGACGTCTGGGCCAGGGAGCTGGGCCCGTACGGCATCACGGTGAACGTGGTCGCGCCCGGCTGGATCCCGGTGGAGCGGCACGAGGGCCTGGACGAGAGCGCGTACCGGGAGGAGGTGCCGCTGGGGCGGATGGGCATGCCGGAGGACGTGGCGGCGGCGGTGTCGTACCTGGCCTCGGAGGGCGGCGCGTTCGTCACCGGCCAGCGCGTCACCGTCAACGGCGGGCACACGTGA
- the mrdA gene encoding penicillin-binding protein 2 — MSRARLLVLRLVGVAMLVTLLGRLWFLQVVNGDAYVRAAADVRIRSVALPPTRGQILDVAGRPLVTNNTRPVVTVDAVALAHQPDGGRAVLTRLGEALGQPYRQIAEKVRLCGEGVPQPCWQGSPYEPIPVARDVSVPVALQISERQQDFPGVRTELRPVRVYPHGAQAAHTLGYVQGAQGRDGLEAAYDRELAGRPGRRDVAVDNTGRVTRTLRQDPPVPGNTLVTSIDSRVQSIAEQALGRALAASGGSSGAAVVLESGTGRVVALAGRPAYDPAVWTDGVTAREYEALPLLSQALQGEWAPGSTWKVASVAAAASAGYGLGATYDCPPGYTVGNRVFRNFASADLGLMTMHGALVQSCDTIFYRLADQLWQRGSDALQRTARGFGFGRATGVDLPGEAAGAVPDAASKKAYWRATRAESCDRARKGYPELADRARAAYLTTIARENCRGGGVWRGGDAANLSIGQGGVLVTPLQLARAYAAVANGGTLHSPRVGMKVVRPDGTTVRTITPPVTGRLPASDGTLAFIRQALAQVPRTGTAEGAFDGFPFGKIAVAGKTGTAESFGRRDTSWFASFAPDPAYTVVVVLSEGGMGAEGAAPAAREIWEGILGLRERR, encoded by the coding sequence GTGTCTAGGGCCAGGCTGCTCGTGTTGCGGCTGGTCGGGGTGGCCATGCTGGTCACGCTGCTCGGCCGGCTGTGGTTCCTCCAGGTGGTCAACGGCGACGCGTACGTGCGGGCCGCGGCCGACGTACGGATCAGGAGCGTGGCGCTGCCGCCCACCCGGGGGCAGATCCTCGACGTGGCCGGCCGGCCCCTGGTCACGAACAACACCCGCCCCGTCGTGACGGTGGACGCCGTGGCGCTGGCGCACCAGCCGGACGGCGGCCGGGCGGTGCTGACCCGGCTGGGCGAGGCGCTGGGTCAGCCATACCGGCAGATCGCCGAGAAGGTGCGGCTGTGCGGGGAGGGGGTGCCGCAGCCGTGCTGGCAGGGCTCGCCGTACGAGCCGATCCCCGTCGCGCGGGACGTGAGCGTGCCGGTGGCGCTGCAGATCAGCGAGCGGCAGCAGGACTTCCCCGGCGTCCGCACGGAGCTGCGCCCGGTCCGCGTGTACCCGCACGGCGCGCAGGCGGCGCACACCCTCGGGTACGTCCAGGGCGCCCAGGGCCGCGACGGCCTCGAGGCCGCCTACGACCGCGAGCTGGCCGGGCGGCCCGGGCGCAGGGACGTGGCCGTGGACAACACGGGCCGGGTCACCAGGACGCTCCGCCAGGACCCGCCCGTGCCCGGGAACACGCTCGTGACCAGCATCGACTCCCGCGTCCAGAGCATCGCCGAGCAGGCGCTCGGCCGGGCGCTGGCCGCCAGCGGCGGCTCGTCGGGCGCGGCCGTGGTCCTGGAGTCGGGCACGGGCCGGGTGGTGGCGCTGGCCGGGCGGCCCGCGTACGACCCGGCGGTCTGGACGGACGGCGTGACGGCCCGCGAGTACGAGGCGCTGCCGCTGCTGTCGCAGGCCCTGCAGGGCGAGTGGGCGCCGGGCTCGACGTGGAAGGTCGCCTCGGTGGCGGCGGCGGCCTCGGCCGGGTACGGGCTCGGCGCCACCTACGACTGCCCGCCCGGCTACACCGTCGGCAACCGGGTGTTCCGCAACTTCGCCAGTGCCGACCTGGGCCTGATGACCATGCACGGGGCGCTGGTGCAGTCGTGCGACACGATCTTCTACCGGCTGGCCGACCAGCTCTGGCAGCGCGGCTCCGACGCGTTGCAGCGGACCGCCCGCGGGTTCGGGTTCGGCCGGGCGACCGGGGTGGACCTGCCGGGCGAGGCGGCGGGGGCGGTGCCCGACGCGGCCTCGAAGAAGGCGTACTGGCGGGCGACCAGGGCGGAGAGCTGCGACCGGGCGCGCAAGGGTTACCCGGAGCTGGCCGACCGGGCGCGGGCCGCGTACCTGACCACCATCGCGCGGGAGAACTGCCGGGGCGGCGGCGTGTGGCGGGGCGGCGACGCGGCGAACCTGTCCATCGGGCAGGGCGGCGTCCTGGTGACGCCGCTGCAGCTGGCGCGGGCGTACGCTGCCGTGGCCAACGGCGGCACCCTGCACAGCCCGCGCGTCGGCATGAAGGTGGTGCGGCCGGACGGGACGACGGTGCGGACGATCACGCCGCCCGTGACGGGACGGCTGCCCGCCTCGGACGGCACGCTGGCCTTCATCCGCCAGGCCCTCGCCCAGGTGCCTCGGACCGGGACGGCGGAGGGCGCGTTCGACGGGTTCCCGTTCGGGAAGATCGCGGTGGCCGGGAAGACGGGGACGGCGGAGTCGTTCGGGCGGCGGGACACCTCCTGGTTCGCCTCGTTCGCGCCCGACCCCGCCTACACGGTGGTCGTGGTGCTGTCGGAGGGCGGCATGGGCGCCGAGGGCGCGGCTCCGGCGGCCCGCGAGATCTGGGAGGGCATCCTCGGGCTCAGGGAGCGGCGATGA
- a CDS encoding rod shape-determining protein, whose product MAFAWALLGHDIAVDLGTANTLVYVRRKGIVLNEPSVIAINLHKNTVVAVGKAAKRMVGRTPPHIATIRPLKDGVIADLDAAERMLRLFIQKAHPSRFLAKPRIVVAVPSGTTSIEQRAVKEAAYEAGARRVHIIEEPMAAAIGAGLKVGEATGNMVVDIGGGTTEVAIVSMSGVVVAKSVRVGGDELDEAIVTHIKKEHALLLGERTAERLKIDLGMVRAAVPEADPVGRHRAGLTVPAQDGLLGPDGDEPAEPAPAPRGWNPFRSRPKPESPAPAAAPRSLDPKTSAPVRGRDLVSGLPKTATISAEQISEAIEDQVQAIIDAVQTTLDQCPAELAGDLLDNGIVLTGGGALLRGLPERMGEATGMPIRLVDKPLYSVALGAGRCVERFQAMRDVLLPDWSRR is encoded by the coding sequence ATGGCGTTCGCATGGGCTCTTCTCGGTCATGACATTGCCGTCGATCTCGGTACGGCGAACACCCTCGTCTACGTTCGCAGGAAGGGCATCGTGCTGAACGAGCCCTCCGTCATAGCGATCAACCTGCACAAGAACACCGTGGTGGCCGTCGGCAAGGCGGCCAAGCGGATGGTCGGCCGCACTCCCCCGCACATCGCCACGATCAGGCCGCTGAAGGACGGCGTGATCGCGGACCTGGACGCGGCGGAGCGCATGTTGCGGCTGTTCATCCAGAAGGCGCACCCGAGCCGGTTCCTGGCCAAGCCGCGCATCGTCGTGGCGGTCCCGAGCGGCACCACCTCGATCGAGCAGCGGGCGGTCAAGGAGGCCGCGTACGAGGCGGGCGCCCGGCGGGTGCACATCATCGAGGAGCCCATGGCCGCCGCGATCGGCGCGGGGCTGAAGGTTGGCGAGGCCACCGGCAACATGGTCGTCGACATCGGCGGCGGCACCACGGAGGTCGCCATCGTCTCGATGAGCGGCGTCGTGGTGGCCAAGTCGGTCCGGGTCGGCGGCGACGAGCTGGACGAGGCCATCGTCACGCACATCAAGAAGGAGCACGCGCTGCTGCTCGGCGAGCGCACCGCCGAGCGACTGAAGATCGACCTCGGCATGGTCAGGGCCGCCGTCCCCGAGGCCGACCCCGTGGGACGGCACCGCGCCGGCCTCACCGTGCCCGCGCAGGACGGCCTGCTCGGCCCGGACGGCGACGAGCCCGCCGAGCCGGCACCGGCGCCGCGCGGCTGGAACCCGTTCCGGTCCAGGCCGAAGCCGGAGAGCCCGGCTCCGGCCGCCGCGCCGCGCAGCCTCGATCCGAAGACCTCCGCCCCCGTACGCGGGCGCGACCTCGTCAGCGGCCTGCCCAAGACCGCCACGATCAGCGCCGAGCAGATCAGCGAGGCCATCGAGGACCAGGTGCAGGCCATCATCGACGCGGTGCAGACGACGCTCGACCAGTGCCCGGCCGAGCTGGCGGGCGACCTGCTGGACAACGGCATCGTGCTCACCGGCGGCGGCGCCCTGTTACGGGGGCTGCCCGAGCGGATGGGCGAGGCCACCGGCATGCCGATCCGGCTGGTGGACAAGCCGCTGTACTCGGTGGCACTGGGCGCGGGCCGCTGCGTGGAGCGCTTCCAGGCCATGCGCGACGTGCTGCTGCCCGATTGGTCACGGCGGTGA
- the mreC gene encoding rod shape-determining protein MreC, translating into MRRALVLLVLAASVLLVVIDRAVTPLAPVREAGASVYGAVQSAVGTAARAFGGEERLRELERENAALRARLLSSGTRSVARLGVPAGHQGVAAHVVGLGRGQSVTIDAGASSGVDRDVTVLNADGLVGKVAWAGASTASVSLITDAGSSIGARMAGSGELGVVTGVPGEGLRLSLFDPNAPLAVGDQVVTLGSAGGRPYVAGVPIGTVAALESAPGAATRTALVRPAARLSALALVAVIVPRPER; encoded by the coding sequence GTGAGGCGGGCGCTCGTCCTGCTCGTGCTGGCCGCCTCCGTCCTCCTCGTGGTGATCGACCGTGCGGTGACGCCGCTGGCCCCCGTACGGGAGGCGGGCGCGAGCGTGTACGGCGCGGTGCAGAGCGCGGTGGGCACGGCGGCCAGGGCGTTCGGGGGCGAGGAGCGGCTGCGGGAGCTGGAGCGGGAGAACGCCGCCCTGCGGGCCCGGCTGCTGTCGTCCGGCACGCGGTCGGTGGCGCGGCTCGGCGTGCCGGCCGGGCACCAGGGGGTGGCGGCGCACGTGGTCGGGCTCGGCCGGGGTCAGAGCGTCACCATCGACGCCGGGGCCTCGTCGGGCGTCGACCGGGACGTGACCGTGCTGAACGCCGACGGGCTGGTGGGCAAGGTCGCCTGGGCGGGGGCCTCGACGGCCTCGGTGTCGCTGATCACCGACGCGGGCTCGTCGATCGGGGCGCGCATGGCGGGCTCGGGCGAGCTGGGCGTGGTGACGGGGGTGCCGGGTGAGGGGCTGCGGCTGAGCCTGTTCGATCCGAACGCGCCGCTGGCGGTGGGCGATCAGGTGGTGACGCTGGGGTCGGCGGGCGGGCGGCCGTACGTGGCCGGGGTGCCCATCGGGACGGTCGCCGCGCTGGAGAGCGCGCCGGGGGCGGCCACCCGGACGGCGCTGGTGCGGCCCGCCGCCCGGCTGTCCGCGCTCGCGCTCGTCGCGGTGATCGTGCCGCGACCAGAGCGGTGA
- a CDS encoding DUF4291 domain-containing protein, with product MNVPFRQIRALWTERSITVYQAYDAAIAAPAVAAQRFVPPFKRERMTWIKPSFLWMMYRCGYATKPGQERVLAVELSHEGFAWALAHSCLSHDDRRPDWARRVRRSPVRIQWDPERGPRHEALAYRSIQVGLTGEAVRRYVEEWTLGISDITERVREVRAAVRGGADTGALLPVERPYPLSDELAETIGASVG from the coding sequence ATGAACGTGCCCTTCCGGCAGATCCGCGCCCTGTGGACCGAGCGGTCGATCACCGTCTACCAGGCGTACGACGCGGCCATCGCCGCGCCCGCCGTCGCCGCCCAGCGCTTCGTCCCGCCCTTCAAGCGGGAGCGGATGACGTGGATCAAGCCGTCGTTCCTGTGGATGATGTACCGCTGCGGCTACGCGACCAAGCCCGGCCAGGAGCGGGTGCTGGCCGTCGAGCTCAGCCACGAGGGCTTCGCCTGGGCGCTGGCGCACTCCTGCCTCAGCCACGACGACCGGCGGCCGGACTGGGCGCGGCGGGTGCGCCGCAGCCCGGTGCGGATCCAGTGGGATCCCGAGCGCGGGCCGCGGCACGAGGCGCTGGCGTACCGGTCGATCCAGGTCGGGCTGACCGGGGAGGCGGTGCGGCGCTACGTGGAGGAGTGGACGCTGGGGATCAGCGACATCACCGAGCGGGTACGTGAGGTGCGTGCGGCGGTCCGCGGCGGCGCGGACACCGGCGCGCTGCTGCCGGTCGAGCGGCCGTACCCGCTGTCCGATGAGCTGGCGGAGACGATAGGGGCGAGCGTGGGATGA
- a CDS encoding nuclear transport factor 2 family protein, producing the protein MDTQEIADRLEITGLLARYTYAIDSGQWGLLDEVFCQDAVIDYSSSGGITGTRDEVKAWLAEVLVHWPARLHLIGAARIELHGGEARVSAPFTDTLAPTREMVAARTEGFLHGGGYYHHRLRRTPDGWRSVELVEEQTWRTVC; encoded by the coding sequence ATGGACACTCAGGAGATCGCCGACCGGTTGGAGATCACCGGCCTGCTGGCGCGGTACACCTACGCCATCGACTCGGGGCAGTGGGGCCTGCTCGACGAGGTGTTCTGCCAGGACGCGGTGATCGACTACAGCTCCTCCGGCGGCATCACGGGCACCAGGGACGAGGTCAAGGCGTGGCTGGCCGAGGTGCTGGTGCACTGGCCGGCGAGGCTGCATCTGATCGGTGCCGCGCGGATCGAGCTCCACGGCGGCGAGGCCCGGGTGAGCGCGCCGTTCACCGACACCCTCGCGCCGACGCGGGAGATGGTGGCCGCGCGGACCGAGGGTTTCCTGCACGGCGGGGGTTACTACCATCACCGCCTGCGCCGTACACCCGACGGGTGGCGGAGCGTGGAGCTGGTGGAGGAGCAGACCTGGCGCACTGTGTGCTAA
- a CDS encoding amidohydrolase family protein, whose protein sequence is MIDDFFVFDSVAHVFNFEPKNAYGPAGQMFSNHLYAFHTTLTPEGETRLPPEEFLRQWTIDDIRRMVFEESDTDMLVAMPLPLTDLYHDGLSPWQECAELAARDPDRIVFWGSVNPLEGRRALDLMERQVGEYNARAFKLYNVRYDYGSPYPWRMDDPRVAFPIFEKAQDLGVNLIGVHKGVPLGPQPIEHTQTWDMDGAAANFPDINFVIFHVGLPFLDETCWQLIRYPNLYADLAATINFIVRAPRMFAEIIGKLLFWCGEDKIIYGSEAPIFHPQWALRAFRDFTIPQDLCDGYGYPQLTDQAKRKILGENLLRLHGLAPVNRL, encoded by the coding sequence GTGATCGACGACTTCTTCGTGTTCGACAGCGTGGCCCACGTGTTCAACTTCGAGCCCAAGAACGCGTACGGCCCGGCAGGCCAGATGTTCTCCAACCACCTGTACGCCTTCCACACCACGCTCACCCCGGAGGGCGAGACCAGGCTGCCGCCCGAGGAGTTCCTGCGGCAGTGGACGATCGACGACATCCGCCGCATGGTGTTCGAGGAGTCGGACACCGACATGCTGGTGGCCATGCCGCTGCCGCTCACCGACCTCTACCACGACGGCCTGTCGCCGTGGCAGGAGTGCGCGGAGCTGGCCGCCAGGGACCCTGACCGGATCGTCTTCTGGGGCTCGGTCAACCCCCTGGAGGGCCGCAGGGCGCTGGACCTGATGGAGCGGCAGGTGGGGGAGTACAACGCGCGGGCGTTCAAGCTGTACAACGTGCGCTACGACTACGGCTCGCCGTACCCCTGGCGCATGGACGACCCCAGGGTGGCCTTCCCGATCTTCGAGAAGGCGCAGGACCTGGGCGTCAACCTGATCGGCGTGCACAAGGGCGTCCCGCTGGGCCCGCAGCCGATCGAGCACACCCAGACGTGGGACATGGACGGCGCCGCCGCGAACTTCCCCGACATCAACTTCGTCATCTTCCACGTCGGCCTGCCGTTCCTGGACGAGACCTGCTGGCAGTTGATCCGGTACCCCAACCTGTACGCCGACCTGGCGGCGACGATCAACTTCATCGTCAGGGCGCCCAGGATGTTCGCCGAGATCATCGGCAAGCTGCTCTTCTGGTGCGGCGAAGACAAGATCATCTATGGTTCGGAGGCGCCGATCTTCCATCCGCAGTGGGCACTGAGGGCGTTCAGGGACTTCACGATCCCGCAGGACCTGTGCGACGGGTACGGCTACCCGCAGCTCACCGACCAGGCCAAGCGCAAGATCCTCGGCGAGAACCTGCTACGCCTGCATGGGCTTGCTCCGGTGAACCGCCTGTAG
- a CDS encoding rod shape-determining protein MreD: MSVVGLVLTVLMVLVAPLAQVLLVNRSPWGGPDLVVLAVVWLALARGPVWGCVAGLVAGLAADVTPPADGTVGRTALVLSVTGLLVGRLRDGGRPYEGASAGRPLLVGGLGAALGTVLQVAAAVALGDEPWRSALAGPPAAPSSWAALTLAWTVALGAVVGARAARRRSSESTPSPVGPRRV; the protein is encoded by the coding sequence GTGAGCGTGGTGGGGCTCGTGCTGACGGTGCTGATGGTGCTGGTGGCGCCGCTGGCGCAGGTGCTGCTGGTCAACCGGTCGCCGTGGGGCGGGCCCGATCTGGTGGTGCTGGCCGTGGTGTGGCTCGCGCTGGCCAGGGGGCCGGTCTGGGGGTGCGTGGCGGGGCTGGTGGCCGGGCTGGCCGCCGACGTGACGCCGCCCGCCGACGGCACCGTGGGCCGCACCGCGCTGGTGCTGTCGGTGACGGGGCTGCTGGTCGGACGGCTGCGAGACGGCGGGCGGCCGTACGAGGGCGCCTCCGCGGGCAGGCCGCTGCTCGTCGGCGGGCTCGGGGCGGCACTGGGCACGGTGCTGCAGGTGGCGGCGGCGGTGGCGCTCGGGGACGAGCCGTGGCGCTCGGCCCTGGCCGGGCCACCCGCGGCGCCCTCGTCCTGGGCCGCGCTCACCCTGGCCTGGACGGTGGCGCTCGGGGCCGTCGTGGGCGCCCGCGCGGCGCGGCGGCGCTCGTCCGAGAGCACGCCTTCGCCCGTGGGGCCGCGCCGTGTCTAG